From the Quercus lobata isolate SW786 chromosome 6, ValleyOak3.0 Primary Assembly, whole genome shotgun sequence genome, one window contains:
- the LOC115950035 gene encoding uncharacterized protein LOC115950035, which produces MAVYSKDETLMCKVFPSSLGPVAMRWFDSLKMGSINSFKELTQAFGSRFITCTRVLRPLDSLLSLSMREVKTLKACSNKYWEIYNKIEGGFEDVAISTFKSGLPAEHGLRKSLIGKPITSLGQLMDRIDKYKRFEKDQPLGKGKAKVIPQERRDFRLD; this is translated from the coding sequence ATGGCTGTCTATTCTAAGGACGAAACcttgatgtgcaaagtgttcCCATCTAGTTTGGGACCCGTggcaatgagatggtttgacAGCTTGAAGATGGGTTCTATAAATTCCTTCAAGGAGCTCACTCAGGCGTTTGGCTCCCGTTTTATCACATGTACCAGGGTCCTTCGGCCCTTAGACTCCCTACTGTCTTTGTCCATGCGAGAAGTGAAAACCTTGAAAGCATGCTCGAACAAGTACTGGGAGATTTACAATAAGATAGAGGGTGGCTTTGAAGATGTCGCCATCAGTACTTTCAAGAGCGGCCTCCCAGCCGAGCATGGTTTAAGGAAGTCCCTAATAGGAAAACCAATCACCAGCCTGGGCCAACTTATGGACCGTATTGATAAGTATAAAAGGTTTGAGAAAGATCAACCACTAGGtaaaggaaaggctaaggttatccctcaagagaggagggatttcaggttggACTGA